A single genomic interval of Chlamydiales bacterium STE3 harbors:
- a CDS encoding putative cell shape (Rod)-determining protein (Product derived from UniProtKB/Trembl:Q6MEV9;Gene name derived from UniProtKB/Trembl:Q6MEV9), with protein MLKRTQEKCMWNYQSLKRIDLRIVPIVILLMLISLLVISANTMTSHDLIEESFFTPAVKRQIQGFILGTVVFLFLVGFDYNKLREWTWVLYILMLFALLGLFFTDPIQRVQRWYRIPIIGMNFQPSEYAKLIVVITLSWFLERKKAEADSLTTVLQASFIVGLPFLLILKQPDLGTALVLFPITLVMFYIGGVHPKVIRLMTIFGAIILTIVALIFSGTISHEKLRPYATKVLKEYQFERLDPNTHHQKAAVIAIAIGGITGSGWRSSAFTGGGFLPASYTDSVFSAFGEEFGFIGLLVLLVLFYALLYFCFQVTAVAKDHFGRLLSAGITVYLAMHILVNIGMMCGLLPITGVPLVLITYGGSSSLATMTALGILQSIYSRRFMF; from the coding sequence TTGCTAAAAAGGACTCAAGAGAAGTGTATGTGGAATTACCAATCTTTAAAAAGAATTGACTTAAGGATTGTTCCTATAGTGATCCTACTCATGCTCATTAGTTTGCTAGTCATTTCTGCTAACACAATGACCTCTCACGATCTAATAGAGGAATCCTTTTTCACTCCAGCCGTAAAAAGGCAAATACAAGGCTTTATTTTAGGAACTGTTGTTTTTCTATTTTTGGTCGGCTTTGACTACAATAAATTAAGAGAATGGACATGGGTTTTGTATATTCTAATGCTCTTTGCATTGCTCGGCCTGTTTTTTACGGATCCTATACAGAGAGTCCAGCGCTGGTACCGAATTCCTATCATAGGCATGAATTTTCAACCCTCAGAGTATGCTAAACTAATTGTTGTTATTACCTTAAGTTGGTTTTTAGAACGGAAAAAAGCAGAGGCAGATTCTTTAACTACTGTTTTACAAGCAAGTTTTATTGTGGGCCTCCCCTTCCTCCTGATCCTTAAGCAACCGGATTTGGGAACAGCTTTAGTTTTATTTCCCATAACTCTTGTGATGTTTTACATAGGAGGAGTGCATCCTAAAGTAATTCGGCTGATGACGATTTTTGGAGCGATCATTTTAACGATCGTAGCTTTAATTTTTAGTGGCACAATTTCTCACGAAAAGCTTAGACCTTATGCAACAAAAGTCCTAAAAGAGTATCAGTTTGAACGCCTAGATCCTAATACCCACCATCAAAAAGCTGCTGTGATTGCAATTGCTATTGGGGGAATTACTGGCAGTGGATGGCGAAGCAGTGCATTTACCGGAGGAGGGTTTCTTCCTGCTTCTTATACAGACTCTGTATTTTCTGCATTTGGTGAAGAATTTGGGTTTATAGGTCTGCTGGTGCTTTTGGTCCTTTTTTATGCCTTGCTTTATTTTTGCTTTCAAGTAACAGCTGTAGCTAAAGACCACTTTGGTCGTCTCCTCTCAGCGGGTATTACCGTTTATCTTGCTATGCACATTCTCGTCAATATTGGAATGATGTGCGGGTTATTACCTATAACGGGGGTGCCTTTAGTCTTAATCACCTATGGAGGTTCTTCTAGCTTGGCAACAATGACCGCCTTGGGTATCTTACAGAGTATCTATAGTAGGAGGTTCATGTTCTAA